A genomic window from Gracilinanus agilis isolate LMUSP501 chromosome X, AgileGrace, whole genome shotgun sequence includes:
- the PHF8 gene encoding histone lysine demethylase PHF8: MSNDAVSPAPVGLSPLPRPNCCSCVGVEEEKAVDIDLYHCPNCEVLHGPSVMKRRRGAPKVQELVASKEGGKTVQTGSPMFIRELRGRPFRSADEVILKPTGAQLTVEYLEENSFSVPILVLKKDGLGMTLPSPAFTVREVEYYVGSDKEIDVIDVTRQADCKMKLGDFVRYYCSGKREKVLNVISLEFSDTRLSNLVETPKIVRKLSWVENLWPEESVFERPSVQKYCLMGVRDSYTDFHIDFGGTSVWYHVLRGEKVFYLIRPTPANLSLFECWSSSSNQREMFFGDQVDMCYKCSVKQGQTLFIPTGWIHAVLTPVDCLAFGGNFLHSLNIEMQLKAYEIEKRLSTADLFRFPNFETICWYVGKHILDIFRGLRENRRHPASYLVHGAKALNLAFRSWTKKEALPEHEAEIPETVRTVQLIKDLAREIRLVEDIFHQNIGKTGSPFGLQRTGTASGTAATKPSPSPLASAARLSPASKGSSKKRSSKAKAETGKKLERKGRENMALAAPRELDLSLLDKYTRQALKTAAAGSPPKGQFLIANTCLAPPEEEPDLDPDADLDLDLEPDIEESQVTTVLANGRSASEKKMKVSARSRNSKSTSRRGAKAKQLIKGEFDLDSEEDLQIDETPRKEKKVPGARKKLPTQRRQARRTPLCVLEFPRKLPRAKPCSDPNRIREPGEVEFDIEEDYTTDEDLAEGVEAQLGPSTGTTGILDLLKASRQVGGPGYAALNEAPASPSTQEAIQGMLCMANLRSSSASPSASSLQAWWAAGQEGGGSISARGKTDGPRALAAQRTLSKRVAKQPPQQRIESEEEEEEEADASLDDEQESLGACFKDAEYIYPSLESDDDDPALKSRPRKRKSTDDAPWSPKARVTPTLPKQARPVREGTRVASIETGLAAAAAKLAQQVGGRGPGSSC, from the exons ATGAGCAACGACGCAGTGAGCCCAGCTCCGGTTGGCCTTAGCCCGCTGCCGAGGCCTAACTGCTGCTC TTGTGTTGGCGTAGAAGAGGAGAAAGCAGTCGACATCGATCTCTACCACTGCCCCAATTGCGAGGTCCTCCATGGGCCTTCCGTTA TGAAAAGGCGCCGAGGGGCACCGAAGGTACAGGAGCTGGTGGCAAGCAAGGAAGGTGGGAAGACGGTGCAGACTGGGAGCCCCATGTTTATCCGGGAGCTTCGAGGAAGGCCCTTCCGCAG TGCTGATGAGGTGATCTTGAAGCCCACGGGGGCCCAGCTGACAGTGGAGTACCTAGAGGAGAACAGCTTCAGTGTGCCCATTTTGGTGCTGAAGAAGGATGGCCTGGGGATGACACTGCCCTCCCCGGCCTTCACTGTGAGGGAGGTGGAGTATTATGTTG GTTCTGACAAAGAGATTGATGTTATTGACGTGACCCGTCAGGCTGATTGCAAGATGAAACTTGGGGACTTTGTGCGTTATTACTGCAgcgggaaaagggagaaagtccTCAATGTCATCAGCCTCGAGTTTTCTGACACCAG GCTTTCGAATCTCGTGGAGACCCCCAAGATTGTCCGGAAGCTCTCCTGGGTGGAGAATTTGTGGCCTGAGGAGTCTGTGTTTGAACGGCCCAGTGTGCAGAAGTACTGCCTAATGGGTGTGCGGGATAGCTATACAGACTTCCATATTGACTTTGGCGGCACCTCGGTCTGGTATCATGTGCTCAGG GGGGAGAAGGTTTTCTATTTGATCCGCCCTACCCCTGCTAACCTGTCCTTGTTCGAATGCTGGAGCAGCTCCTCCAACCAGAGGGAGATGTTCTTTGGGGACCAGGTGGACATGTGCTACAAGTGCTCCGTGAAGCAGGGCCAGACACTCTTCATTCCCACAG GTTGGATCCATGCGGTGCTGACGCCCGTGGACTGCCTTGCCTTTGGAGGGAACTTCCTACATAGCCTCAACATCGAGATGCAGCTCAA GGCCTATGAGATCGAAAAGAGACTGAGCACAGCTGACCTCTTCAGGTTCCCCAATTTTGAAACCATCTGTTGGTATGTGGGAAAGCACATCCTGGACATCTTCCGAG GCTTACGAGAGAACAGGAGACACCCTGCTTCGTATCTGGTTCATGGAGCCAAAGCCTTGAATTTGGCGTTCAGGTCTTGGACTAAGAAAGAG GCTTTGCCAGAGCATGAAGCTGAGATCCCTGAGACTGTGCGGACGGTCCAGCTTATCAAAGATCTGGCCAGGGAGATCCGTCTGGTGGAG GATATCTTCCATCAGAACATCGGCAAGACTGGCAGCCCCTTTGGCCTCCAGAGGACCGGCACAGCCAGCGGTACTGCGGCTACCAAGCCATCCCCTAGCCCTCTAGCCTCTGCTGCCAGGCTTTCCCCAGCCTCTAAAGGCAGCTCCAAAAAGCGAAGTTCCAAAGCCAAGGCGGAGACGGGGAAGAAGCTGGAGCGCAAGGGCAGAGAGAACATGGCCCTGGCTGCTCCTCGCGAGCTGGACCTAAGCCTGCTGGACAAGTATACGCGACAGGCCCTGAAGACGGCAGCGGCCGGCAGCCCTCCCAAGGGCCAG TTTTTGATTGCAAACACCTGCCTGGCTCCCCCAGAAGAGGAGCCGGACCTGGACCCAGATGCAGACCTCGACTTAGATTTGGAGCCTGACATTGAAGAGAGCCAAGTCACAACAGTGCTGGCCAATGGCAGATCAGCAAG TGAGAAGAAGATGAAGGTCTCAGCTAGGTCTCGGAATTCTAAGAGTACCTCCAGGCGGGGTGCCAAAGCCAAGCAGCTGATCAAAGGAGAGTTTGACCTGGACTCTGAGGAAGACCTGCAGATTGACGAGACACCTCGGAAGGAGAAGAAGGTCCCGGGAGCCAGAAAGAAGTTACCCA CTCAGAGGCGACAGGCGAGGCGTACTCCTCTTTGTGTCTTAGAATTTCCCCGGAAATTGCCTCGTGCCAAGCCCTGCTCTGACCCCAACCGGATTCGGGAACCAGGGGAGGTAGAATTTGACATCGAG GAGGACTATACGACTGATGAGGACCTGGCAGAAGGGGTAGAAGCCCAGCTTGGGCCCAGCACTGGAACCACAGGGATTCTAGATCTGCTCAAGGCCAGCAGGCAGGTGGGGGGACCCGGCTATGCTGCCCTCAA TGAGGCCCCTGCCTCTCCCAGCACCCAAGAAGCTATCCAGGGGATGCTGTGCATGGCAAACCTGCGGTCATCCTCAGCCTCCCCCTCAGCCTCCAGCCTTCAGGCCTGGTGGGCTGCAGGGCAGGAGGGCGGAGGCAGCATCTCTGCTCGAGGGAAGACCGACGGTCCCCGTGCCCTAGCCGCCCAACGGACCCTCAGTAAGCGCGTTGCGAAGCAGCCACCCCAGCAGAGAATAGagagtgaggaagaggaggaagaagaggccgATGCCAGCCTAGACGATGAACAGGAAAGCCTGGGGGCCTGCTTCAAGGATGCCGAGTACA TCTACCCGTCTTTAGAGTCAGACGACGATGACCCTGCTTTGAAATCTCGTCCCCGAAAGAGGAAGAGCACCGATGACGCTCCCTGGAGCCCCAAAG CCCGTGTGACCCCAACGCTCCCAAAGCAGGCTCGGCCCGTTCGGGAGGGGACTCGTGTGGCCTCCATTGAGACGGGTTTGGCCGCAGCAGCTGCAAAGCTGGCTCAACAGGTAGGTGGCCGGGGTCCTGGTTCCTCTTGCTGA